CACGGGAAATGAGGACCCCTATCGCGCGTCCAAGGACCGCATGAACCGCATGGCCATCGGCCTCATTCATGAATTGAGGGCAGAGGTGGATGCCTCGTCCGACCCGCTGGCCACCGCCGTGCGGCTGGCGATCGCCGGCAACGTGATAGACATGGGCGCCAGGGGCAGCGTGACCGAGGAAGATGTCCGCAGCTCGATCGCCGATGCGCTCGCCGGGAACCTCGCGGGGGATTGCGATCGCTTCAGGCGCGCTGCCGCCGAAGCCGGGAACATACTCTATCTGGCGGACAACGCCGGAGAGATAGTGTTAGACCGCCTCCTCATCGAGCGGCTCTCTCCGGACAGGGTGACGCTGGCCGTGCGCGGCGCACCGGTCATCAACGATGCGACCCTGGCGGATGCGAGGGCCGCCGGCCTTCACCACATCGTCGAGGTGATCGACAACGGCTCGGACGCTCCGGGTACGCTGCTTGCGCAGTGCAGCCCTGAGTTTCGCAGCCGTTTCGACGCGGCAGACATGATCATTGCAAAGGGGCAGGGGAATTTCGAGTCTCTCAGCGAAGTCCCCCGCAACATCTTTTTCCTGTTCAAGGTCAAGTGCCCGGTGATCGCGGGGCGGGCCTGCCTGCCGGTGGGCGTCAATGCCCTTCTGGCGCAGGCGGACATGCGCATCGCCGATTCGGGCGGTGCGCCGAGGGAGGCATGATGGCGGCGGAGATCATCCTTCAGCTCAGAAAACACGCCCCCTTCACCGCGTTGGGGACCGCCACCGGCATAGCCATCATGCTGGTCATGTCGATGGAGCAGGTTCCCCGGCACGTCTCGGAAACGCTCTTCTGGACTCTGCACCCCCTTCACGTCCTCGTCAGCGCCCTCGTCACCGTCGCCATGTACAGGTTGCATGCCCCCGGCAGGCTCCTGCGGACGATCCTGATCGGGTATGTCGGTTCTGTCGGGATCGCTACGCTGAGCGACTCCATAATTCCCTTCGCGGGCGAGTGGCTCTTCAGCCTGCCGCATCGCGCCGTGCACATCGGCTTCATCGAGAAGTGGTGGCTGGTCAATCCCCTCGCCCTGCTCGGCATCGCCATAGGGATGGCATGGCCTCATACCCGCTTTCCCCACGCAGCCCACGTCTTCCTGAGCACATGGACCTCCCTGTTTCATATGACCATGGCGCTGGGGGGGGCATTGAATTTCCTGACCGTCGCCGGCATTGGCCTGTTCCTGTTTC
The Pseudomonadota bacterium genome window above contains:
- a CDS encoding DUF89 family protein, with amino-acid sequence MKSSLDCIPCFIRQSLDAARMVSDDPAVHERIVREVLGWSREMDLSNPPPVLGQRIHSMLREVTGNEDPYRASKDRMNRMAIGLIHELRAEVDASSDPLATAVRLAIAGNVIDMGARGSVTEEDVRSSIADALAGNLAGDCDRFRRAAAEAGNILYLADNAGEIVLDRLLIERLSPDRVTLAVRGAPVINDATLADARAAGLHHIVEVIDNGSDAPGTLLAQCSPEFRSRFDAADMIIAKGQGNFESLSEVPRNIFFLFKVKCPVIAGRACLPVGVNALLAQADMRIADSGGAPREA